From the Medicago truncatula cultivar Jemalong A17 unplaced genomic scaffold, MtrunA17r5.0-ANR MtrunA17Chr0c01, whole genome shotgun sequence genome, the window ATTATTCATAGAGATATCAAGCCATCAAACATTCTTTTGGATTACAACTATGAAGCTCGTGTAAATGCCATTCTATTTGTtcaatgttttttattgtttgctCTAATTATTTTATCCAAATATAAGTACTcctaattttttgttataggtCTCAGATTTCGGCCTAGCCAAATTAGCTCAGGATGCAAATACACATGTATCAACGCGTGTCATGGGAACTTTTGGGTGGGTAtatgtttattattatatctACAAACTATTCATTTAGTTACTATTGCATTTAGACTAACAatctatttgttaaaaaaaaaaaagtgtcaataTTGATTGCCCTTGTTCCCTGTTGAatctatttgttaaaaaaaaaaaagtgtcaataTTGATTGCCCTTGTTCCCTGTTGAAAAGGTATGTTGCCCCTGAATATGCATCAAGTGGAAAATTGACTGACAAGTCTGATGTATATTCTTTTGGAGTTGTGCTTTTGGAACTCATTACCGGACGGATGCCTGTAGATCCATCACAAATGGGAGATGAGAGTCTAGTTGAATGGGTATATAAAGATATCATTCTTACTCTCCTAAGTTATGTACTACTGTTGCTTTATTATTGCTGATAAACCATTAGTTTCTATTGAACAAATGCTAAGCATCAGAAACTTATTTCATGATtgtgcttttcttttctttggaaattttatcttttatttatctcCTATATAAAAGGACAACAAAATGCCCAATCTTTTGAATCACTGAGCTGAGAGGTGAACACATTCTAAGAGAATCAAATAGAATAAATCCATgctctgtatttttttttttgtgttccgTTGTCCAAGTTATATAAGCCTTAATTTAGTTAATACAGGCACACCAAAATTCCTCGGTTTTCCATGCCTCTGATGTTTGGCAATATTCTTAATGATCAAACGATGAATCTATTTATCACACTTGAGATGTATGTTTTTagtgtttaatttcttttaggTCAGGAGTATCAGGTCTTGGCCttaattttagtaattttagtaGGCATATATTAAGGTTTAGAGGCACTTTGTAATTTATTGCGTATCATCTTTCATCTTAAACACAAAAACTGATGAAGAGTGAGATACCTAAATATTACTTtgctattgtttttttattcgtGGCTAGTAACATTTGTGTTGACCTTATCATAGTGTGCTATGCCCACAAACTATGCATGCATACCAGTATTATCAAACGTGGTTCACAGAAAATAGCGGTTTGTTCGAATTCCACTACACTTTAGTGATATAGCATCGTTATAGCTGTTATTTGACAACACTATGTACTAAACGGCATATTGTGGAACAATAgagatttgttcaaattctgctacgtTATAGCTGTTATATGACAACACTAATCCATACATGAGAAATGAGAATATAGAGTCATATCATATAAATTTCCAAAGATCAATCATCTTTACTTGAATCGCCATTGAAGATGCTACTTTTATTTCAGGCTCGACCATTGCTAAGTGATGCACTTGAAACTGGGGAATTTGAGAGTTTGATAGATCCAAAGCTAGGGAAGAACTACATTGATAGTGAAATGTTTTGCATGATTGAAGTTGCTGCTGCTTGTGTTCGACATTCAGCTTCTAAGAGACCTCGCATGGGACAGgtaaatattgaaaataaacaGCAAACATTAAATCTGAGAGTTTATCAACAGGCAAACATGCAATCTACtgatattgtttttctttattacatttcatttcataGGTTGTTAGAGCTTTCGAAAGCTTAGCAACTTCAGATCTAACAAACGGAATGCGAGTTGGTGAAAGTCAGGCATTTGACTCTGCACAACAATCTGAAGAAATAAGATTGTTTCGGAGGATGGCATTTGGTAGTCAAAATTATAGCTCCGAATATTTTAATCACTCTAGCTTGCGTCTGTAAAGGccaatgtatgtatgtatgtagtGAAAGAGTTTATTTTGGACCAAAACTTCAATCAAGGAAAGCCAAGGGGAGAAGCCTCAACTCACTTCGGTTGGCTtggtggtattggcttgagatctgggagtgtgctcctcctcaaggtctcaggttcgattctctccgatgtcaatttgggtgggcttcttaaaaaaaaaaaaaaaaaaaaaaatagggagaAGGCTTGGTTGAATATTTTTGGCTGTAGATATGGCTAATGTCCATAGGTGCTTTTGATTCTGGAACTGCTAACTGGACTCATCAGATTCAAACACCCATTCTTGTGACcaaaaatttatgtttgttttcattAACTGTTCTTTGACAGaattttgtttcttgtaaatagaatttgtaaaatataacttataatatataataatttgatttgtaGCATAGTGATAAAATACATGTATGGCGGCTCTTGGCATGGCTTTACATATTCTTTTGAATTTATAGCAAGGTATAGCTAGAAGTTACATGTCTTTGGTATTTGAGAGGTGAAAGAGTAGACTTTGTTCTTATTTGTAGGCTGTAGAGCATTGGCAACAGATATTTGCCCTGCTAATGAGTGGCACTTTAGAAAGAAGAATGTTTTTATAGATGAGAGTTTGAAAATATTGCTACCGACTTGGTAAGTAAACATGGTAATTATGAAACTAATTTGACTTTCTTTCGCAATGGTTCGAGATCAGATTTGAGATGACCTAGTATTGAATGTTTAAAATTGACCTAGTTGTATATCACAACATGACACATTCTTTAACAAACTATTGATTGAATATGGAAGCTGGTCAAATTAACTCGAGAAACCACTCACTAATACTAGACTAAAGCATTAGTCAAAGATTTTTTCTCGTCACACCCTAAAAAATTAGTTACACCCTAAATTATTATGTTGATGCTTTGACTAATGAAGGATGCAAAGGAGGCTTGTCTTTGATCATTTATGAGCAATGTTCGACTCAATCTTTGATTATATATGAACAATGTCCGACTCAATTTAGGCATTTGTTAGTTGATTACTATACGGGAGTGGAAACTCCTCGTTCGATTTTGTAGTTTACTTTCTTTGAGTTTAGAGATCAATGAGTTGgagaaaaacatgttttttgatACAACAATATAGCGTCATTTGATTTATGTACTTCACTTGGTGGAATAAGACTTAGGTGTTgctattctttttctttggtCATCAATCTATttctttatccaaaaaaaaggactaaaatatcctctcttttttaaatttaaattttcaaaatccgtCTTTTTCTCTGATTACCTCTCACCAGATCCCTCCAATTTCATTTCtcttcatgcattttttttttgtgctttcAACCTCCATTTAGGCGATTTGAAACTGTTTTACTCATTGTATGTAATTATATGCGTTTGATTTTGAgctgaaaaaaaataatgttttttcattttttacgtTTATGGGTTTTTCTTCTGAATTTCAGGGATGTACAGTACATGACCCAAGTTCGGGTAGGTCTACGTAAATTTAGTTCGCGTGTATGTAAGTGAACTCATAGGGTTCATTTGTCGTTGCAGAAGAGGGAAGTTACTTTGGCATCATGGGAGGTTTCAAATTTCCATTTTAGTATAAGTGCTTATGCTGCTTCTGTGTCGTTCGATGCATCTAGCAGTACAATTTGATTCGTTCTGTGCTTCAAACTTTCAGCCCCAAAATGATGCCGTCTAACCaagaaaacatattttacataTAGACAATGAAAAGCAACGGGAGAGTCCTCCGCCTCAGTGCCACAATGTCAGTGTCCTAAACCCTAGACCATAAGATAAACTTTCAACAACGTTCCGATTCACTGGTTtaatacaaaacaaaatagTGCTTTAATCCAAGCTGTTAAAGTAAACATTTCCTCAAAGCAGAGTACACAGTGGATGCCTACTACACAACATTGTAATGTGTTCTTAGGTTGTATTGTCACAATATATGATATACTAACAAAATAAGAACTACCAAGGACTGAGACTTGTCttacaaaaaacaaatgaataattAACTCATAGAAAAACTCCAACTATGAAAATCATACAGCCTTCGTGCGCAGTAACAAGCAAATTTGAGTGATCTTAATAATGAACAATACATCTTCCCTTCAGCAGATTGCCTGATTATGATTCCATGAAAACAAATGCTGGCTAACAAACTCTCAGCCAAATTGATTAGTTAAGGAAATGGTACCATACAATACAGTCAATTAACATTCTCCTGCCGAGGTCTGCTGTGTGTATGGGGAAATATGTGAGATGTACAGATGACTGAATCAAAATGTCAGTATCACACCAGCTTGGAAACATCTCCAAATTCTAGCATTAGACCCTATAATTTAATACTCCATTATAGATCTGAAGGCTGTTCTTGATTTAAAATTCCTCTCCAAAGGACTATTTGTTCATCCTTGAACAAGATAGGGACACATGGCACTAAATCCTGTGCTAATAGGAACAGAGTTAAACACAATAAGCAAAACATGCACGTGTATTTTCAATCTAAAGAGTAAATGCGTTGTTGAATTTTATAATCCTATAGACATACCCTTAGCTTCACTCCAATCTTTTTGCAGTCACTTGTACCAACATGAGTGCAGTCCAGTCTCACAACCTCTTCAGTCTTCAAAGCTTCCCTCACCCTCTCCACCACATTCACATAAACACCATTTCTAGCTAAACATGAAAATCCCAACTTTAAACTGGGATAGTAAAAAGACAAATAGTAATTCTTTTTGTAAATCTACAGCCGCATATTTACTTACTGAGTTTCATCAGAGGATGGGAGTTCAAACCCATGTTTCgcaattcttttgttttctcaTGTGTTAAACCTTCAATCACATTCTTCACAAGCTTGGGATATATTGGTGCATACGGCTTCCAGAGCATAAGAGGTATAACAGGACGATTATTGGGATCATAATGTCGTCCTCTGTACAAGATCAGTATATTCATGTTGCGGTAGATAATTTTTCCACCAGACTTGTCCTGTCGATACAGCAAAACACATATCAGGGGAATAAACAAGAACCATTTTGAAACTCTACTTTAGAAAGATCAATCTGttcattgaaaaaatttaaaatgaaaaacaattatGTTGACCTCAAGGTGGAAGCAAATATTGTCCATGTCTAAAGTTGGCACGCCCAAACACTTAATCCTAACAGCTTCAGCCTTCTTCCAATGGTTATGG encodes:
- the LOC25480604 gene encoding CRS2-associated factor 2, mitochondrial isoform X1: MQKHLFSFPTRRFLSKSIPHDLYDPPFSHSPKLQKTQNKFKQDPPNLPLKSDLPFNFMYSYSETHPSIKPISFRESPKFSPFGPGRLDRKWTGTSAPVQHQVDRNRFEEDRNRVLGAPLEDQEVAELVERYRHSDCSRQINLGKGGVTHNTLDDIHNHWKKAEAVRIKCLGVPTLDMDNICFHLEDKSGGKIIYRNMNILILYRGRHYDPNNRPVIPLMLWKPYAPIYPKLVKNVIEGLTHEKTKELRNMGLNSHPLMKLTRNGVYVNVVERVREALKTEEVVRLDCTHVGTSDCKKIGVKLRDLVPCVPILFKDEQIVLWRGILNQEQPSDL